A genomic window from Streptomyces sp. NBC_01429 includes:
- a CDS encoding sigma-70 family RNA polymerase sigma factor: MMTSALPVSRDDTMSADESATAWALAAASGDPQAVDHFVRALHRDVVRYVTHLSADPQAADDLAQETFLRALGSLHRFAGRSSARTWLLSIARRTVIDSFRYAATRPMPSDTPDWQTAVELAQPRSMPGFDDGIALLDLLETLPDDRRAAFVLTQMVGLTYEEAAEIGGCPIGTVRSRVARARSTLLGLLAEADAPATRSDWRELIASSDRLTVRTVTDSVSDLSPTTASVQNRRCA; the protein is encoded by the coding sequence GTGATGACTTCTGCCCTGCCCGTTTCGCGTGACGACACGATGTCGGCCGATGAGTCGGCAACCGCCTGGGCGCTGGCCGCCGCCAGTGGTGACCCGCAGGCCGTCGACCATTTCGTCCGCGCTCTGCACCGTGACGTGGTTCGCTACGTCACCCACCTGTCCGCGGACCCCCAGGCCGCCGACGACCTGGCCCAGGAGACGTTTCTGCGGGCGCTCGGCAGCCTGCACCGCTTCGCGGGGCGGTCCTCGGCCCGGACCTGGCTGCTGTCCATCGCACGCCGCACGGTGATCGACAGCTTCCGGTACGCCGCCACCAGACCGATGCCCAGCGACACCCCGGACTGGCAGACGGCGGTCGAGCTGGCGCAGCCGCGTAGCATGCCCGGCTTCGACGACGGCATCGCGCTCCTCGATCTGCTGGAGACACTGCCGGACGACCGTCGTGCAGCATTCGTCCTCACCCAGATGGTGGGACTGACCTACGAGGAGGCGGCCGAGATCGGCGGCTGCCCCATCGGTACGGTCCGCTCCCGCGTGGCCCGCGCCCGGAGCACACTCCTCGGCCTGCTCGCCGAGGCGGACGCGCCGGCCACGCGATCGGATTGGCGGGAACTCATCGCCTCCAGTGATCGACTAACTGTTCGGACCGTCACTGACTCCGTGTCGGATCTCTCCCCGACCACGGCCTCCGTCCAGAACAGGAGATGTGCGTGA
- a CDS encoding aspartyl/asparaginyl beta-hydroxylase domain-containing protein, which produces MTPEIERIFAAIRSESGPESITRVEQMLKPGRADRHPLQKAAKWVMPGLSQRPWHEPYGYAEMSPVVKALESNHATIKAELEAAWTARRDEFSDYEHYLTRQENWQALYLFRKGALVESSADTAPTAYRVLKEHAVDTEKICPLLESHFSTLLPGAVVAPHCDLWNFSINLHLAVDIPEGCSITVAEETRSWEEGKCLLFDYSFEHAARNEGSRPRTCLLVDLWHPETTLPERKALVALITEIRALMGEE; this is translated from the coding sequence GTGACACCTGAGATAGAGAGAATATTCGCGGCGATCAGGAGCGAGTCCGGCCCGGAATCGATCACGCGCGTCGAGCAGATGCTGAAGCCGGGAAGAGCTGATCGCCATCCACTCCAGAAGGCCGCGAAGTGGGTTATGCCCGGACTCTCCCAGCGTCCCTGGCACGAGCCTTACGGGTACGCCGAGATGAGTCCCGTGGTGAAGGCTCTGGAGAGCAATCACGCGACGATCAAGGCGGAGCTGGAGGCTGCGTGGACGGCGCGGCGGGACGAATTCTCGGACTACGAGCACTATTTGACGCGGCAGGAGAACTGGCAGGCCCTCTACCTGTTCCGCAAGGGAGCGCTCGTCGAGAGTTCGGCGGATACCGCACCGACCGCGTACAGGGTGCTCAAAGAGCATGCTGTCGACACGGAGAAGATCTGCCCGCTCCTGGAAAGCCACTTCTCGACGCTGCTGCCGGGCGCCGTTGTCGCTCCCCACTGCGACCTCTGGAATTTCAGCATCAACCTGCATCTCGCCGTGGACATACCCGAGGGATGCAGTATCACGGTCGCGGAAGAGACACGCTCATGGGAGGAAGGGAAGTGTCTGCTCTTCGACTACTCCTTCGAGCACGCAGCCCGCAATGAAGGAAGCCGCCCCCGCACCTGCCTGCTCGTCGACCTCTGGCATCCGGAGACCACCCTTCCCGAACGGAAGGCACTGGTCGCTCTCATCACCGAGATCCGCGCGCTGATGGGTGAGGAGTAA
- a CDS encoding MFS transporter, with protein MLTATKKPPVPHRQFLGLALFILAMAQLVISLDYNIVYVALPSIGAGVGFSGQDLQWVVSAYVVANGGFLLLGGRATDLFGRRRMFVLGALLYAGSSLIGGLSESAGVLVTVRAVQGIGGALLFPATLSLINTVYAEGPSRNRALAVWGAAGAGGLCFGSLLGGVLVEAFGWPSVFFVNVPLAGAIALAGRVLFPADGPRAGKRQVDLAGALTATGGITLMVFVLVSGPEAGWGSGSVLGGAALSLVLLTLFAVVEKRSRDPLVPARLFAHRGLVMAMGVTALYSATFSSVAYFLTLYFQSVHGYSAFATGLAFLVPAVVVAAGTQVGGRAVSSFGTRRILVGGMVLGAVGAAALGLALTHDGPYPMLLPGIVLLGLGQGAAWTGMWIAASSGIAPGDQGIASGMASTTLQVGGAVGLAALIAVTRVGGPGLSGDGLLDGIRTALFVIAGGICCGVPVALGLRRSATP; from the coding sequence ATGTTGACCGCGACAAAAAAGCCACCCGTTCCGCACCGACAATTTCTCGGGCTTGCCCTGTTCATCCTGGCGATGGCCCAGTTGGTGATCTCCCTCGACTACAACATCGTGTATGTGGCTCTCCCCAGCATTGGGGCGGGGGTGGGTTTCTCCGGCCAGGACCTGCAATGGGTGGTGAGCGCCTATGTCGTGGCCAACGGAGGTTTTCTGCTGCTGGGCGGGCGGGCCACGGATCTGTTCGGACGGCGGCGGATGTTCGTGCTGGGAGCGCTGCTGTACGCGGGATCCTCACTGATCGGCGGATTGTCGGAGTCGGCCGGGGTCCTTGTCACGGTCCGGGCGGTACAGGGCATCGGCGGAGCCCTGCTGTTTCCCGCGACGCTGTCCCTGATCAACACGGTGTACGCCGAGGGGCCCAGCCGGAACCGGGCTCTCGCCGTGTGGGGAGCGGCGGGAGCGGGCGGACTGTGCTTCGGGTCGCTGCTCGGCGGAGTGCTGGTGGAAGCCTTCGGCTGGCCGTCGGTGTTCTTCGTCAACGTCCCGTTGGCGGGAGCCATCGCGCTGGCAGGACGCGTACTCTTCCCGGCCGACGGTCCCCGGGCCGGGAAGCGGCAGGTCGATCTGGCGGGTGCGCTCACCGCCACGGGTGGCATCACCCTCATGGTGTTCGTCCTGGTGAGTGGGCCCGAGGCGGGCTGGGGCAGTGGGTCCGTCCTCGGGGGTGCGGCGCTGTCGCTGGTGCTGCTGACTCTCTTCGCCGTTGTCGAGAAACGCTCCCGTGATCCGCTGGTACCGGCCCGGCTGTTCGCGCACCGCGGTCTCGTCATGGCGATGGGAGTGACCGCCCTCTACAGCGCCACGTTCAGTTCGGTGGCGTACTTCCTGACCCTCTACTTCCAGTCGGTGCACGGCTACAGCGCGTTCGCCACCGGCCTCGCCTTCCTGGTGCCCGCCGTGGTGGTCGCCGCTGGGACCCAGGTGGGGGGACGAGCCGTCTCGTCTTTCGGAACGCGCCGGATACTGGTCGGCGGGATGGTGCTGGGTGCCGTCGGCGCCGCCGCACTCGGCCTCGCGCTCACCCACGACGGTCCGTATCCGATGCTGCTGCCGGGGATCGTGCTGCTGGGTCTGGGACAGGGCGCAGCGTGGACGGGCATGTGGATCGCCGCGTCCTCCGGGATCGCTCCGGGCGATCAGGGCATCGCTTCCGGAATGGCGTCGACAACACTCCAGGTGGGGGGCGCGGTGGGGCTGGCCGCGCTGATCGCCGTGACGCGGGTGGGCGGTCCGGGCCTGTCCGGTGACGGCCTTCTCGATGGAATCCGTACCGCCCTGTTCGTGATCGCGGGCGGCATCTGTTGCGGTGTGCCGGTGGCTCTGGGCCTCCGCAGGTCAGCAACCCCTTAA
- a CDS encoding beta-ketoacyl-ACP synthase III codes for MPAAVLCGLAGWVPPRVVTNDELSQRLDTDDAWIRARTGIGRRHIIEPGQATSDLAVEAGRRALRSSGVRTADAVVVATTTPDRSCPATAPAVAARLGLSGVAAFDVGAVCTGFVYGLATAAGLIAAGVAERVLLIGADAYSTIVDPTDRANAIIFGDGAGAVVLRAGHPGEPGAVGHFDLGSDGDHEDMIMVAAGGSRQRSALGEVSREERHFTMRGREVYRHAVTRMAESARSALSLAGRKVEDIDHFVPHQANLRILRSVAEDLGLPPERCLSHVESVGNTGAASIPLALADAAARQAIAPGDRVLLTAFGGGLTWGSCLLTWPMIPAPSHPYDQGDETAS; via the coding sequence ATGCCCGCCGCTGTCCTGTGCGGTCTGGCCGGCTGGGTACCGCCTCGTGTGGTGACCAACGACGAGCTCTCCCAGCGGCTCGACACGGACGACGCGTGGATCCGCGCCCGGACCGGAATCGGGCGCCGGCACATCATCGAGCCCGGCCAGGCGACCTCCGATCTGGCGGTGGAAGCCGGCCGGCGCGCCCTGCGCTCCTCCGGCGTCCGGACCGCCGACGCGGTCGTCGTCGCCACGACGACCCCGGACCGCTCCTGCCCGGCGACGGCACCGGCCGTCGCCGCCCGGCTGGGGCTGAGCGGAGTCGCGGCGTTCGATGTCGGCGCTGTCTGCACCGGGTTCGTGTACGGGCTGGCGACCGCGGCGGGCCTCATCGCGGCCGGAGTGGCCGAACGGGTCCTGCTCATCGGCGCCGACGCCTACTCGACGATCGTCGATCCCACGGACCGGGCCAACGCGATCATTTTCGGAGACGGCGCCGGAGCCGTCGTGCTACGAGCCGGGCACCCCGGCGAACCCGGCGCTGTCGGCCACTTCGACCTCGGCAGCGACGGCGACCACGAGGACATGATCATGGTCGCGGCCGGCGGCTCACGGCAGCGTTCAGCGCTGGGTGAAGTGAGCCGCGAGGAGCGGCACTTCACCATGCGCGGCAGGGAGGTCTACCGGCACGCGGTGACCCGCATGGCCGAGTCCGCCCGCTCCGCCCTCTCCCTGGCCGGCCGAAAAGTCGAAGACATCGACCACTTCGTACCCCACCAGGCCAACCTGCGGATCCTCCGGTCCGTGGCCGAAGACCTCGGACTCCCGCCGGAGCGCTGTCTGTCCCATGTCGAGTCGGTCGGCAACACCGGCGCCGCGTCCATCCCGCTCGCCCTGGCCGACGCCGCCGCCCGGCAGGCGATCGCCCCCGGCGACCGTGTCCTGCTCACCGCCTTCGGGGGCGGCCTCACCTGGGGGTCCTGCCTCCTGACCTGGCCCATGATTCCCGCCCCGAGCCATCCGTACGACCAAGGAGACGAAACCGCGTCATGA
- a CDS encoding acyl carrier protein has protein sequence MSTTYEQLAAILAKLHDTPPERITPHVTFAELDIDSLTMVEISMRVERDLGVAIDDNELRPDLTLGAATALIDAKQAA, from the coding sequence ATGAGCACCACGTACGAGCAGTTGGCCGCGATCCTCGCGAAACTGCACGACACCCCGCCCGAACGGATCACTCCTCACGTGACCTTCGCCGAGCTGGATATCGACTCGCTGACGATGGTCGAGATCAGCATGCGCGTCGAGCGCGACCTCGGCGTCGCCATCGACGACAACGAGCTGCGGCCGGACCTCACTCTCGGCGCCGCCACCGCGCTGATCGACGCAAAACAGGCCGCTTAA
- the scoE gene encoding (3R)-3-[(carboxymethyl)amino]fatty acid oxygenase/decarboxylase yields MKITERPGQAIGATVEEFDYATASVADIEALKQTVYTKKIAVLKDQDLSPHQFLELGKRLGRPEVYYEPMYKHPEVEEIFVSSNVPEDGRQIGVPKTGKFWHADYQFMPDPFGLTLIYPQVVPEKNRGTYFIDMGSAYEKLSEELKSEIGGMYCRHSVRKYFKVRPHDVYRPLSEILDEVEQKTPPVVQPTTFLHPMTGERVLYLSEGFTVGIEDEEGKPLDDDLLRRLFEATGQLDETFTHDNIHLQTFEKGDLLVWDNRSLIHRARHTSTPEPTVSYRVTVHDEKKLYDADAAA; encoded by the coding sequence ATGAAGATCACGGAGCGGCCCGGCCAGGCGATCGGCGCGACGGTCGAGGAATTCGACTACGCCACCGCGTCGGTGGCGGACATCGAGGCACTCAAGCAGACCGTCTACACCAAGAAGATCGCCGTCCTCAAGGACCAGGACCTGTCACCGCACCAGTTCCTCGAACTCGGAAAGCGGCTGGGGCGTCCGGAGGTCTACTACGAGCCGATGTACAAGCACCCCGAAGTGGAGGAGATATTCGTATCCTCCAACGTTCCCGAGGACGGCCGGCAGATCGGTGTACCGAAGACGGGGAAGTTCTGGCACGCCGACTACCAGTTCATGCCCGACCCCTTCGGTCTCACCCTGATCTACCCGCAGGTCGTCCCGGAGAAGAACCGCGGCACGTACTTCATCGACATGGGCAGCGCCTACGAGAAGCTCTCCGAGGAGCTGAAGAGCGAGATCGGCGGCATGTACTGCCGACACTCCGTGCGCAAGTACTTCAAGGTCCGACCGCACGATGTCTACCGCCCCCTCTCGGAAATCCTGGACGAGGTCGAGCAGAAGACACCGCCCGTTGTCCAGCCGACCACCTTCCTCCACCCCATGACCGGCGAAAGAGTCCTGTACCTCAGCGAGGGCTTCACGGTCGGCATCGAGGACGAGGAGGGCAAGCCGCTGGACGACGACCTGCTGCGCCGGCTCTTCGAGGCCACCGGTCAGCTCGACGAGACGTTCACCCACGACAACATCCACCTGCAGACCTTCGAGAAGGGCGACCTGCTGGTCTGGGACAACCGCAGCCTCATCCACCGGGCCCGGCACACCAGCACCCCCGAGCCGACGGTCTCCTACCGAGTGACTGTGCACGACGAGAAGAAGCTCTACGACGCGGATGCCGCCGCATGA
- the scoD gene encoding (2E)-enoyl-ACP glycyltransferase — translation MTAHAAQATLAEPSRQRPQRTYATDEDLLARVLAPYKKHCLYLRAAAVTSRDGKASAQCEFSIPESCYIDDTGHLNSVEVNICYNQMMYYLVAKSVQEGLLAGFESWTLDDFWKHQLPDILIARFSSNFRRPVTPRSFSGEMEFRSVTRRTPGSGAPFLHADTSFRYWDTDGGRCDGQSTLAFVNIP, via the coding sequence ATGACCGCACACGCCGCACAGGCCACCCTGGCCGAACCGTCGCGGCAGCGGCCTCAGCGGACGTACGCCACCGACGAAGACCTGCTGGCGCGCGTGCTTGCGCCCTACAAGAAGCACTGCCTGTACCTGCGCGCCGCCGCCGTCACCTCACGCGACGGAAAAGCCTCCGCCCAGTGCGAATTCTCCATTCCCGAGTCGTGCTACATCGATGACACCGGCCATCTGAATTCCGTCGAGGTCAACATCTGTTACAACCAGATGATGTATTACCTGGTTGCCAAGTCGGTGCAGGAAGGGCTTCTGGCCGGGTTCGAATCCTGGACGCTGGACGACTTCTGGAAGCACCAGCTTCCCGACATTCTCATAGCCCGTTTCAGCAGCAACTTCCGGCGTCCCGTCACCCCCCGTTCCTTCTCCGGGGAGATGGAATTCCGGTCCGTCACCCGGCGCACTCCGGGCAGCGGCGCTCCCTTTCTCCACGCCGATACGTCCTTCCGCTACTGGGACACCGACGGCGGGCGCTGCGACGGCCAGTCAACACTCGCTTTCGTCAATATCCCCTGA
- a CDS encoding long-chain-fatty-acid--CoA ligase, which produces MEATSAPETSGGTPTAASRQRLHYPQLRTLVQTARFHAEHRPQTPAVLCEGRGLTYGQLHQESNRIAHAIRAAGLGPGARVAYLGKESEHYYEILFGCAKSETVLVPVNWRLTAPEVSHILQDSDTELLFLEEDFAPVVERLPTAPPKTVVRLGAPDGFASWKACRPATDLPSQPTPDTPVAQLYTSGTTGLPKGVVLAHRSFFAIRDALAREELDWIDWRAGDIALIGIPGFHVGGLWWATQNFNAGVTVVAMRAFAARDAVDLIRGLGVTTACVVPAMLRMMLAEPGLSTEDFVTLRKTVYGGSPISEALLEESLAVLDCEFAQIYGLTETGNTAVCLPPADHVPGSPLMQAAGRPYPGVRGKVIDDRGRELPPGAVGEVCLATPARMVEYWGLPDKTAETLVAGWIHTGDAGYIDEDGYVFIRDRIKDAILVAGENVYPAEIENALESHPGVAEAVVVGAPDERWGESVHAFVVAVPGPPPTPRELHTFLVSRLASFKLPARYEFIDQVPRNPSGKILRRELRDRFWSGTERKVN; this is translated from the coding sequence ATGGAAGCGACTTCGGCACCGGAGACGTCGGGCGGGACGCCGACAGCGGCATCCCGGCAGAGACTGCACTATCCACAGCTGCGGACGCTCGTCCAGACCGCGCGATTCCACGCGGAGCACCGGCCGCAGACGCCCGCGGTGCTCTGCGAAGGACGCGGCCTGACCTACGGGCAACTGCACCAGGAGAGCAATCGGATCGCCCACGCCATTCGGGCCGCCGGGCTCGGTCCGGGGGCGCGGGTCGCGTACCTGGGAAAGGAGTCCGAGCACTACTACGAGATCCTCTTCGGCTGCGCGAAGAGCGAAACCGTTCTGGTACCGGTCAACTGGCGGCTCACCGCACCCGAGGTGAGCCATATCCTCCAGGACTCCGACACAGAACTCCTTTTCCTGGAGGAGGACTTCGCCCCGGTCGTCGAGCGTCTGCCGACCGCTCCGCCGAAGACGGTGGTACGGCTGGGGGCGCCGGACGGGTTCGCCTCCTGGAAAGCGTGCCGACCCGCCACCGACCTGCCCTCACAGCCGACCCCGGACACCCCGGTCGCTCAGCTCTACACGAGCGGAACCACCGGTCTTCCCAAGGGCGTTGTCCTCGCACATCGCAGTTTCTTCGCGATCCGCGACGCTCTGGCGCGCGAGGAGCTGGACTGGATCGACTGGCGGGCGGGCGACATCGCCCTGATCGGCATACCCGGCTTCCACGTGGGCGGCCTGTGGTGGGCCACCCAGAACTTCAACGCCGGCGTCACGGTCGTGGCGATGCGCGCCTTCGCCGCCCGTGATGCCGTCGACCTCATCCGCGGTCTCGGCGTCACCACGGCCTGTGTGGTGCCCGCCATGCTCCGCATGATGCTGGCCGAACCCGGCCTGAGCACCGAGGACTTCGTCACCCTGCGCAAGACGGTGTACGGCGGGTCGCCGATCTCCGAGGCGCTGCTGGAGGAGAGCCTGGCCGTCCTGGACTGCGAGTTCGCGCAGATCTACGGACTGACCGAGACCGGCAACACCGCCGTCTGCCTCCCGCCGGCCGATCACGTCCCCGGCAGCCCGCTCATGCAGGCCGCCGGCCGCCCGTATCCCGGGGTACGCGGCAAGGTCATCGACGACCGGGGCCGTGAACTACCGCCGGGAGCCGTCGGAGAAGTCTGCCTGGCCACCCCGGCCCGGATGGTGGAGTACTGGGGGCTGCCCGACAAGACAGCCGAAACGCTGGTCGCCGGCTGGATCCACACCGGGGACGCGGGATACATCGACGAGGACGGCTACGTCTTCATCCGCGACCGCATCAAGGACGCCATCCTCGTCGCGGGGGAGAACGTCTATCCCGCCGAGATCGAGAACGCCCTGGAGTCCCACCCCGGTGTGGCCGAGGCGGTGGTCGTCGGGGCCCCCGACGAGCGCTGGGGCGAGAGCGTCCACGCCTTCGTCGTAGCCGTACCCGGACCTCCGCCCACCCCCCGCGAACTGCACACCTTCCTCGTCAGCCGCCTCGCGAGCTTCAAACTGCCGGCCCGGTACGAGTTCATCGACCAGGTGCCGCGCAACCCCAGCGGGAAGATCCTGCGCCGGGAGCTGCGCGACCGCTTCTGGAGCGGCACCGAACGCAAGGTCAACTGA
- a CDS encoding phosphopantetheine-binding protein, whose protein sequence is MSDPLTLAGFRADLAEFLHQRPEEVDLEENPLYAGLDSLRIVTLAERWRATGVEVSFIELAECTSFAQWWQLLSGHTTGATRGDT, encoded by the coding sequence ATGTCTGATCCCCTCACTCTGGCGGGCTTCCGCGCGGACCTGGCGGAGTTCCTGCACCAGCGGCCCGAGGAAGTCGACCTTGAGGAGAACCCCCTCTACGCGGGCCTCGACTCCTTGCGCATCGTCACCCTCGCCGAACGCTGGCGGGCCACCGGCGTGGAGGTGAGCTTCATCGAGCTCGCCGAGTGCACCTCCTTCGCCCAGTGGTGGCAGCTGCTGTCCGGACACACGACGGGAGCCACCCGTGGCGACACCTGA